The Salinivibrio kushneri genomic interval AGTTCGCTTGATTGGCTAAAATGACGTTTATCATGACGCAGTCACACAAGTTGTTACCCTGATGTAAATCAAGGATTCAGTTAAAACCTTACAAATCGTCCGTTTTTAGCGCTGTTGACCTGAGCTATAGTAGCCGCTCACTGTTGTTATGCTGTTGTGAGTGAAGTAACAAAATGGAACACGATTTTAAAGAGCCTTATAACGTTAAGTACTTCATCGGCTTTTTGCTGGTATTGCTAATCCCGACCTTACCTGCCAGTCTCACCTGGCTTGGCATTATTTTTGGCGGCTAATCACCGCCTTGTTCACTTACCGCACCGTATTCCTGATCCGCCATCCTGTACCTCCATCGTCTCTGCCACTACACTTAGCGTGAGTAAACAAGCGCAACCATCGCGAATCGAGAGGTAATAGAGACTATGCAGCAAGCACCGACAGCCGCATGGCGTTGGTTATGGAACGGATTAGGGTGGTTATGGGTCGCGCTGGGGGCGGCAGGCGCCTTTTTGCCGGTACTCCCGACCACGCCGTTTTTGCTGCTCGCCAGTGGTTGCTTTATGCGAGGCTCTCCTCGTATCGCTAACTGGCTCCATGCCCACCCCACGTTTGGACCGATATTGACCGATTGGTACCAAAAGCGCGCGATTAGTCGCAAAGTAAAACGACGCGCGACCGTCATGATAGTGGCAAGTTTCAGTTTCTCCATTTATATCGTCGGGGCGATGTGGCTGAAAGCGTTACTGATTACCTGCCTAATTGTGCTCTTATGCTGGTTTCTCCGCCTACCTGAAACGGAATCTGTTGCTGGCTCGGCCGAAAATTCATAACATGGCGGTTTGCGTTTTTTATCGGCGAGAATTGGCCATGAGCACCGACAGCTTGAATGTCATCAAACAAAGTATTCAAACCATCCCAGATTACCCCAAACCTGGCATCTTATTTCGCGATGTCACCAGCTTAATGGAAGACCCTGCTGCCTACCAAGCGACAATTGACGCCTTGGTGGCACAATATCGCGATCATGGATTTACCAAGGTGATTGGTACCGAGTCACGTGGCTTTTTATTCGGTGCGCCTCTGGCGCTTGCGCTAGGGCTCCCGTTTGTGCCAGTTCGCAAACCTGGCAAATTGCCACGCGCGGTGATCAGCGAAAACTACCAGCTGGAATACGGTGAAGATACCCTGGAAATCCATCGTGATGCGATTGGTGAGGGGGATAAAGTGCTGGTGATTGATGATCTACTGGCGACAGGCGGCACTATAGAAGCCACCGTGAAGTTGGTGCGCCGTTTAGGTGGCACCGTAGAACACGCTGGCTTTGTGATAAGCTTGCCGGATATCGGCGGGGAAGAAAAACTGGCCGCGCTTGGGATCAACGTTTATAGCTTGTGCGAATTTGCCGGTCATTAATGCCAGGCTATGTGCAGGGTCTCGCGTTAGCCATAAGCATACAGGAAGCGAATTGACATGAGCTACCAAGTTCTCGCACGTAAGTGGCGACCCCATAATTTTGAGTCTGTTGCTGGTCAAAGTCATGTGCTCACGGCCTTGGCCAATGCGTTGGATCATGACCGCTTGCACCACGCATACTTGTTTAGTGGTACTCGCGGTGTGGGTAAAACCACTATTGCGCGTATTTTTGCCAAAGGGCTTAATTGTGAGCAGGGCGTGTCGTCATCGCCATGTGGACAGTGCGCAACCTGCCGTGAGATCGACGAGGGCCGGTACGTTGACTTGCTGGAGATTGATGCCGCTTCTCGTACCAAGGTAGAAGACACGCGAGAGCTGCTCGATAACGTCCAGTACAAGCCTGCACGTGGCCGTTATAAGGTGTACCTGATTGATGAGGTACACATGCTGTCGCGCCACAGCTTTAATGCATTGTTAAAAACGTTAGAAGAGCCGCCCGAATACGTGAAGTTTTTGCTGGCGACCACGGATCCACAAAAGCTACCGGTCACCATTTTATCGCGTTGCTTGCAGTTTCATTTAAAGCATTTTGACGCCAGTCAGATCCAAACGCAGCTAGAGCATATTCTTGATCAAGAAGGTGTCGAGGCAGAGTCACGTGCGTTAATGCTATTGTCACGGGCGGCGGAAGGCAGTATGCGCGACGCCTTGAGCTTGACTGATCAGGCGATTGCGCTGGGAAATGGCCAAATTAGCACCCAAGCAGTGGCAGAGATGCTAGGGACACTGAGTACCGATAACGCACTCTTACTCCTTGAAGCCTTGGCGAACCATGATGCGGTCGAGTTGATGAACATGCTGACGCAGATTGCGCACGTCGGGGTGGAATGGGATGGCTTACTCAAAGAGTTAGCCAGTCAGCTTCACCATGTGGCGTTGGCTCAAGCACTGCCTCAGACGCATGATGACGACAGTGGTGAGCAAGCACGGATCCACGCCTTGGCCTCGCGACTTGCGCCACAAGATGTGCAGCTGTGTTACCAAATGGCACTGCAAGGACGGCAAGACCTGCCTTACGCCCCTGATGGGCGGGCGGGATTAGAAATGGTCTTGCTGCGTATGTTGGCGTTTCAGCCGGTCAAAACCGTGCCGTATGAACCGGCTACCATATCGGTGCCGACACATGATCCCGCTTCTGTGTCACAGCAGCCGACAAAAAAAGATCCTTCGCAAGCGCTGAATGCATTAAAAGCGCAGGTCTCATCGGCCAGTGTGGCGTCGCCAAACCAAGTGCCACCAAGCCATGCGCCTCAGCAGCCGATGGCAAAGACTGGCGCGGAGGAGCCCAGCATAGATGCGTCCGGCAGTGGGGCACGTGACGCGAGTGTCGTCGAGCAAAGCCAACCGGTGGTCGAAGACTCGGTGCCGGATGCAGCGTCCGCGAGTGAGCCATCTGCCTCTTCGCCTGCCTCTAGCCTTATCCAGGCGCGTAATCAGCTGCGTAGTCGTATGAAACGTCAAGCTGATAAAACGGGAGATGGGGTAAAAAAGACGGGACGGACACCGGCCAAGACTGATGCGTTATCTGTGCTCGATCGCGTAGCGACGGCGGCAGAGAGTGCATCGCCTGTGTCCGCCCCGGCGCATCAAACGGGCAATTCGACGTCAGCCCCCCAGCAGACATCGCATGGAAATACGATGTCGTCAGAGCCTTATCAATGGCGTCCTACCCAGACTGTGTCACAATCGCCTGAGGTCGTACCAACCCTGACCCCTAAGTCGATAAAGCAGGCGCTAGAGCATGAAAAAACGCCTGCCATGCGTGACAAACTGGTGGAGGAAACCAATGCGCAAGATCCTTGGTGTGCACTGGCAGACAGCTTGGACGTAGAGCGATTGGTCAAGCAAATGGCACTCAACGCGGCCATGTCCCAGCAAGGTGAGCAGGTACAGCTTATCTTACGCCCGGATCAATCGCACTTGAATACCGAAAAAGCCCAGCAGCAATTAACTCAGGCCTTGACGACGGCATTGGGTGCCCCCATAACCTTAGAGGTACAGCTCGGGGAATCGGGAATCACACCGTTAGAGCGGCGAGAGCAGCTCTATCAACAAAAATTAGCGCAGGCGACACACAGCCTGCATAATGATCCGAATGTCACTTTTATGCTTCAACGCTTTGCGGCGGAGTTAGAGGAAGACAGCATTCGACCAATTTAAGACACCTAACCAAGAGAGAGAATTATGTTTGGTAAAGGCGGCATGGGTAACATGATGAAGCAGGCGCAGCAAATGCAAGAGCGCATGCAGAAAGTACAAGAAGAAATTGCCAGCATGGAAGTGACAGGCGAAGCGGGCGCAGGCATGGTGAAAGTCACCATGACAGGCAGCCACAGCATCCGTCGTGTCGACATCGACGATAGCTTGATGGAAGATGATAAAGACATGCTGGAAGACTTGATCGCGGCCGCATTCAACGATGCTGCCCGTCGTGTTGAGGAGCAGCAAAAAGAGAAAATGGCGGACGTGACAGGCGGTATGCAGTTACCACCAGGCATGAAAATGCCATTTTAATCTATGCGCACCAGCCAGTTACTTGAACAACTGATGGACTCGCTGCGTTGTTTGCCCGGGGTGGGCCCTAAATCAGCGCAGCGGATGGCCTACCACCTATTGCAACGAAATCGCCAAGGTGGACTGGCTCTCGCGCAAGCACTGAGCACGGCAATGACAGACATTGGCCACTGCAGCCAATGTCGAACCTTTACCGAGCAAGACGTGTGTGCGATTTGCGATAACCCGAAACGCCAAGAAACCGGGTTGATCTGTGTGGTTGAAAGCCCGGCAGACATTTCGGCCGTCGAGGCGACTGGGCAGTACGCTGGGCGCTATTTTGTCTTGATGGGGCATCTGTCACCGCTTGATGGCATTGGTCCGGCAGACATTGGCCTTGATGTGCTAGAAAAGCGTTTGCAGCACGAACCGATTCAAGAGCTTATTTTGGCGACCAATCCAACGGTGGAAGGCGAGGCGACGGCGCAATACATCGCTGAGCTTTGCCAAGAGCACCAAGTGGGTGCCAGCCGTATCGCACATGGCGTGCCCATGGGCGGCGAGCTTGAACTGGTCGACGGTACGACACTGTCTCATTCGATTATCGGTCGCCAGCAGTTGAAATATCGCTAGAAGCGCCTGCCGTGCCCAAGAGACCGCACCTACCGGTTGTGACATTGTCTTCCTCCGCGAGGGGCCGAAAGACAATGTGGCAACACCAACCGTCAAAGCAGCGATGTCAATCACGCTACTGACTTGCAAAGCCTAGCCTCTGGTTAGGCTTTTCTTTTTCTATGGTTTATAGCCTCAGCCTGTGTGATATACCTCGAGTGTCGGCAACTTAACACTAACTGGCTTATATTTGACCACTTAGGCCTTGAAAGCGTGGTACCGGATCCCTATATCCAAGGAGACTGAGTAACGAATTCATTGAAACGTGGGCATCGAGTCCACGTCGCCATTAATCCTCATAGTGTTAGGTAGATTGACATGAGCGTGAAAACCCCAGAAAAACATCAGTTTGGTTCTGATACTTCCAAATTGCTGCAGTTGATGATCCACTCTCTCTACTCAAACAAAGAGATTTTCCTGCGAGAGCTGGTGTCAAACGCGTCAGATGCTGCTGACAAGCTGCGCTTTAAAGCATTGTCCGCGCCAGAGCTTTATGAAAGCGACGGTGACCTGCGCGTTCGTCTTTCCTTTGATAGTGATGCCGGTACGTTAACTGTCTCAGACAATGGTATTGGTATGAGCCGTGATGACGTCATCGCTAACCTCGGTACCATTGCCAAATCTGGCACAGAAGAGTTTCTTAAACAGCTTAACGAAGATCAAAGCAAAGACTCGAACCTGATTGGCCAATTCGGGGTCGGTTTTTACTCTGCCTTTATTGTCGCTGACAAGGTAACCGTGTGCACTCGCGCGGCGGGTCTTGCGGCCGACGAGGCAGTGCAGTGGGAGTCAACCGGTGAAGGTGAGTATACCCTAGAGCCTATCAGCAAAGCAGAGCGTGGCACTGAAATTACGCTGCATCTTAAAGACGACGAGAAAGAATTCCTCAATGATTGGCGTCTCCGTGAGGTGATCGGTAAATACTCCGACCATATCGGTATACCGGTAGAAATGTGGACGCAAGAGAAAGACGAGGAAGGTAACGAGACGGGCGAAGGTAAGTGGGAACAAGTCAACAAAGCGCAAGCGCTTTGGACCCGTGCTAAGTCAGATATCTCGGCAGACGAATACAAAGAGTTCTATAAACATGTGTCCCATGACTTCGCCGAACCGCTGACCTGGAGCCATAACCGCGTCGAAGGTAAAAACGACTACACCAGCTTGTTGTATATCCCGTCCAAAGCCCCATGGGATCTTTACAACCGCGAGCACAAACATGGACTGAAACTCTATGTACAACGCGTCTTTATCATGGATGATGCGTCACAGTTCATGCCAAGCTACTTGCGCTTTGTCCGTGGTTTGATTGACTCTAACGATTTACCACTTAACGTCTCGCGTGAAATTCTGCAAGACAACAAGATCACGCAGTCACTGCGTGGTGCATGTACCAAGCGTGTGTTGTCGATGCTAGAAAAACTGGCTAAAAACGATGCGGAGAAGTATCAGACGTTTTGGCGTGAATTTGGCTTGGTGATGAAAGAAGGGCCAGCGGAAGATTTCAGCAATAAAGAAAAAATTGCTGGCTTGCTGCGCTTTGCCTCAACGCATGAAGACAGCGCTGAGCAGACCGTCTCCTTGGCCGACTACGTGTCGCGCATGAAAGAAGAGCAAGACAAGATCTACTATATCACCGCGGATAGCTACAATGCGGCCAAGCACAGCCCGCACTTGGAGCAGTTTAAAGCCAAAGGCATCGAAGTTATCTTGATGTATGACCGCATCGATGAGTGGTTGATGAGCTACCTGACCGAGTTTGATGGTAAGTCGTTCCAGGCAATCACCAAGGCAGACCTCGATCTGAGCCAATTCGATGATGAAGAAGCAAAAGCAGAGCGTGAAGAAACCGAAAAAGCCTTTGCGTCTGTGATTGAGCGAGTAAAATCGCACCTAGGTGAGCGTGTTAAAGATGTGCGTACCACCTTTAAGCTCTCTGGCACACCGGCGGTGGTAGTGACCGATCAGTTTGAGATGGGCACGCAAATGGCGAAGCTTCTTGAGGCGGCTGGTCAGCAAGCGCCTGATGTGAAGTACATCTTTGAACTGAACCCAGAGCACGATCTGGTTAAGCGCATGGCGGATGAGAGCGATGAGCAAAAATTCGGTACCTGGGTAGAAATGCTGCTGGGTCAAGCGATGCTGGCAGAGAAAGGCAGCATGGACGATCCGTCAGACTTCTTGGCCTCGGTCAACCAGCTTCTGACTAAGGTATAATCGACAGGCGATTGTCGAGACCACATACTGAATGACTATCGAACAAGCCCGGCCGGATTGCCGGGCTTGATAGCGTTTAGTTAAGCGTGTATGTTTCGTGTCTTTGCGAATATAGACGCAGTTTAACGAAACCTAAATAATCATAAAGGGGATCACTATGCGCATCATTCTGTTGGGTGCACCGGGCGCGGGTAAAGGGACGCAAGCGCAGTTCATCATGGAAAAATACGGGATTCCGCAGATTTCTACGGGTGACATGCTGCGCGCCGCGATTAAAGCGGGCACTGAGCTTGGTTTAAAAGCCAAAGCGGTTATTGATGCTGGCGAATTGGTGTCTGATGACATCATTCTTGGCTTGGTTAAAGAGCGTATCTCGCAAGATGATTGTGCCAACGGCTTCTTGCTAGATGGGTTCCCACGCACCATTCCTCAAGCTGATGGACTGAAAGAGATCGGTGTTGCGATCGATTACGTACTCGAATTCGACGTTCCGGATGACGTAATTGTTGAGCGTATGAGTGGTCGCCGTGCTCACCTTGCTTCAGGCCGTACTTATCACGTTGTTTACAACCCACCGAAAGTGGAAGGAAAAGACGACGTGACTGGCGAGGAGCTAGTGGTACGTGATGACGATAAAGAAGAGACAGTGCGCGCACGGTTGAATGTGTATCATAACCAAACCGCACCTCTGATTGCTTACTACAAAAAAGAAGCGGATGCTGGTAACACTCAGTTTGTGACCTTCGATGGTACACAAGCCGTGGAGCAGGTGAGCGTAGAGATCCAAAAGGTACTCGGCTAAACCCGGCTCAAGGTGTCGCGCGTTTACGTGCTGACACAGGTTGTCATCGGTATTGCTGATAGTAGAAACCGGAGCTGACGATTAGTCGCTCCGGTTTTTTTGTGGCAAGCTACGCGTCATTCTCCAAACAATTTAATCAGATACGTTAAATTGGAAAGGTACAACAAAAATACTGGGCTCGTGGCCGAGCCAAAGCCAAGGACAACAAACATGACCGAAAAGCATAACCAAGTTGGCGTACTTCTGGTCAACCTGGGAACCCCAGATGCGCCTACTTCTTCTTCTGTAAAGCGCTTTTTATCTGAATTTCTGCATGATCATCGGGTGGTCGATTTAACGCGTTGGTTGTGGTGCCCACTGCTGCATGGTGTGATTCTCCCGGTACGCTCTCCCAAGGTGGCTAAGCTCTATCAAAGTGTTTGGATGGACGAGGGCTCACCGCTGATGGTGTATGCCACACGCCAGCGTGATGCCTTAGCCAACAAGTCGGGATTACCCGTTGCCCTAGGAATGACCTATGGTTCCCCGTCGATTACGGATGGTATAGAGAAACTGCAGCAACAAGGCTGTGAAAAGGTCATGGTTTTGCCCTTGTATCCGCAATACTCTGCGACCACCACCGCCGCGGTATTTGATAAAGTTGCCAAATCCCTCAAAGGACGCCCCTTGCTGCCTGAGCTTCGCTTTGTGCATCACTATCACGATCATCCAGCATATCAATCCGCATTGGCAGACTCCGTGCAGCGACACTGGGATAAGCATGGCAAGGGCGATCTCTTACTGTGTTCATACCATGGGATCCCGCAACGCTTTGCCGATAACGGCGATCCGTACCCGCAACACTGTGAACAAACCACAGCATTGTTGCAGGCGGAACTCGGGCTCCCCGATCAGGCGATCATGATGAGCTACCAATCGCGTTTTGGGCGTGAAGAATGGCTTAAGCCTTACACGGATAAAACCTTGGAAGCGCTGCCCGCGAAAGGGGTTAAAACCCTCGATATCATGACGCCAGCCTTTTCTTCTGACTGTTTGGAAACCTTGGAAGAAATTGCTGGCGAGTGTCGGGATATCTTTCTAGAAGCGGGTGGCGAAGCCTTTCGTTTTATCCCATGCTTAAACGATGATGAGGCGCATATTGAGTTAATGGCGACGCTGGTGGCAGAGCATACCCAAGGGTGGTAGACAGATAAAATTCGTTTCTCCAACGCTATGCAGGCGCAAATTCTGTGGTAGAATTCGCGCCTCCCTTCCATTAGCTAGTTACACGAACCATGAAATTTCCAGGACAACGTAAGTCTAAACACTACTTTCCGGTTCATGCCCGGGATCCTTTGCTTAACCCTGCCAGTGAGCGTGGCTTTAAACGCCCTCATGTGATTGGCATTGACCAAACCTTGGTGGATATAGAAGCAAAAGTGAGTGATGACTTCCTGGAGCGCTATGGTTTGAGCAAAGGCCACTCGTTAGTGATTGACGATGAACGGGCTGAAGCCTTGTATCAAGAGCTCAAAGACAACAATTTGGTGACGCATGAATTTGCGGGCGGCACCATTGGTAATACCTTACATAACTATTCCGCCTTGGCTGATGATCAATCCATTCTGCTTGGCGTGATGAGTCAGGATATTCGCATTGGTAGCTACTCTTATCGCTATTTATGCAATACATCCAGCCGCATGGATCTCAACTATCTGCAACCTGTCCAAGGCCCGATTGGCCGTTGTTACGCGCTGATTGGCGATTGCGGTGAGCGTACCTTTGCTATCAACGAAGGTTTAATGAACCAGCTCCGTCCTGAGTCGATTCCTGAACATATCTTTGAGCATGCGTCAGCCTTAGTCCTGACAGCCTATCTGGTACGTTGCAAGGACGGTGATCCGATGCCGGACGCGACCATGCGTGCCATCGAGTATGCCAAAAAGCATAACGTGCCTGTAGTGATGACGCTGGGCACCAAGTATGTGATTGAACAAAATCCACAATGGTGGCGTGATTTTCTGGCTGAACACGTCAGTGTGGTGGCGATGAACGAAGATGAGGGCGAAGCGCTCACGGGTGAAAGTGATCCTCTGCTCGCGGCCGACGCCGCCTTACAATGGGTGGATATGGTGCTTTGCACCGCCGGCCCGATTGGCTTGTACATGGCGGGTTATAGTGAAGATAAAGCCAAACGCGAAACCTCACTGCCTTTATTACCCGGCGCCATTCCCGAGTTCAATATGTATGAGTTTAGCCGCCCAATGATCAAAGCCGATTGCGAAAATCCGATCAAAATTTATTCGCACATTGCGCCATACATGGGTGGACCAGAACGGATCAAAAACACCAATGGTGCGGGTGACGGTGCGCTGTCGGCGTTGCTGCACGATATGTCAGCGAATCGTTACCACCGTGATAACGTGCCTAATTCGAGCAAACATCAGTACCCATTTTTGACTTACTCTTCGTTTTCTCAGGTGTGCAAATACGCTAACCGTGTTAGCTATGAGGTGCTGGCGCAGCACTCTCCGCGCTTGTCACGTGGCTTGCCGGAGCGCGAAGATAGCTTGGAAGAGGCTTACTGGGAACGTTAATCTCATTGCCCTAAACGATAAAAAAACCGCCAATTGCTGTTGGCGGTTTTTTATTATTGGTCGTGAGGGGGGGCTTATTGATACGCTTTTTCGTGTACGTTGCGGACCGCACGACCTGATGGATCAGCTTGGTTTTTGAACGATTCATCCCATTCAATCGCTTTAGCACTGGAGCAGGCGATCGACGGGCCACCAGGAACACACTTCGCGGCATCTTCCAGAGGGAAGAGTTCGGCGAAAATTTCACGATACATATACGCTTCTTTGGTCGTCGGCGTGTTGTATGGGAAACGGAACGCGGCGGTTGCTAACTGTTGATCGCTGACTTTTTCATCGGCAATGGCTTTTAAGGTGTCAATCCAGCCGTAACCGACCCCATCGCTAAACTGCTCTTTTTGACGCCATGCCACCGACTCTGGTAACAGATCCCCGAAGCACTCACGAATAATGTGTTTTTCCATTTTGCCGTCACCGCACATTTTATCGTCTGGCTTGATTTGCATCGCTACTTCCAAAAACTCTTTATCCAAGAAGGGCACACGCGCTTCAACGCCCCAGGCGGCCATCGATTTGTTTGCGCGGGCGCAATCAAACATGTTGAGCGCAAGCAGCTTGCGAACGGTTTCCTCGTGGAATTCTTGAGCGTTAGGCGCTTTGTGGAAATATAAGTAGCCGCCAAACACCTCATCGGCGCCTTCTCCTGAGAGCACCATTTTGATCCCCATCGCACGGATTTTACGTGACATCAGATACATAGGCGTTGATGCTCGGATAGTGGTCACATCATAGGTCTCGATGTGATACACCACGTCGCGGATGGCATCCAAGCCTTCTTGAATGCTGTAGGTAAACTCGTGGTGAACGGTGCCAAGGTGATCAGCGACCTCTTTGGCAGCCTTCAAATCCGGCGCCCCTTCCAGGCCGATAGCAAACGAGTGCAAACGTGGCCACCATGCTTGGCTTTGGTCGTCATCCTCGATGCGGTTGGCGGCATACTGTTTGGTCACTGCGGAAATCACCGATGAGTCCAACCCGCCGGACAGCAATACACCATAAGGCACATCCGTCATCAATTGGCGATGAACTGCTTTCTCTAGGGCTTCTTTGAGTGCCGCCTTATCCGTGGTGCTGTTTTTTACGCCATCGTATTCCATCCATGCGCGTTTGTAATAGCGGACGGGCTCGCCTTGCTTGCTCCATAAAAAGTGACCCGGAGGGAACTCACTAATGGTTTTACAAATAGGGGCTAGCGCCTTCATCTCAGACGCGACGTAATAGTTGCCGTGCTCATCGTGGCCATGATAAAGCGGGATAATGCCAATATGATCACGACCAATTAAATACGCATCTTGCTCCTCATCATACAAAATAAAGGCAAAGATACCGTTGAGGTAATCGAGTAACTCTGGGCCTTTCTCTTGATATAGGGCGAGAATAATTTCGCAGTCAGACTCGGTTTGAAACGGGTAGTCGGGGGCAAACTCAGCGCGGAGCTCTTTGTGATTGTAGATCTCACCGTTGACTGCGAGGGCTTGAGTTTGGTTTTGGTTATAAAGTGGTTGTGCCCCACTGTTAAGATCGACAATCGCAAGGCGCTCATGGACGAGAATCGCTTTTTCAGACGAATAAATCCCTGACCAGTCTGGGCCACGGTGACGCATGGTCTTCGACATTTTTAACGCGACTTCCCGCAATTGTTGCGAGTCGGTTTTGATGTCAAGCGCTCCAAAAATTGAACACATAATCTTCCTCTCTGTTTATGTTATGCGGTGTTTGTCGCCGTGTTATGCCCCGATAAAGGGCGACTGGCGGCGACTTGTTAACCACACTTTGCCCTGTGGCAGAGAAAGATACAAGGAGATAAAACAAATTCGTTATCTAAAATCGCCTTATAGTGAATGAAATTTAATAAAAGATAAATATATCGAATTAAATTTAAAAAATGGTGCAGTTTTTATACAAAAACGCACAAGCATCGAGGCTTGTGCGTGTGTCGTGTCGCCATGGGGCGCTAGCTATCCGGGTGAGAGAAGCGGTCTCTTACGTGTCGTGCGAAGCCGCTGCCCGCCTCTTGGTAGATATTAAAGGCTTCATCCACGCCAAGTGCTTTAAGTTGATCAAGCTCGTCTTTGTACTTAGCAATGGCGGCAACCTTGCCATTAAATCCCGTTTGCCGAATTTGCTCGAGCGCCAGTGTATTGGCATGGCTATGAGGCATGGCGAGCAGAATGAGCGAGATATTGCCATCAGACACCGCCCGCGACCAAAAGTCGGGGTCGGTTGCATCGCCTAAAATGACACGTCGTCCTTCTTGCTGATGACGCGTCACCGAGTCTTCTCGTGTGTCAATCCCCACAATCGGTTGGTGGTGTGTGGTGGCAAGTTCGTCGTAGGCACCTGAGCCAATGCGTCCCATCCCGAGTACCAATATATTGGCATCACCGAGATTGATTTGTTGATCACTGGGGTGAAGCTTGTCGGGGGCACGTTCAGGCAGCCAACGTGACGCCCACCCATACAGCTGGTTACTAAAGGTATTGAGGGGAGCGGAAAAGGCAAAACTGAGTGATACCGCAATGGCGATGGAAACCAGGATCGGGCCGGGCATCAGTCCTGTTTTATACGCCAAGCCACCCACTATAAGTCCAAACTCGCTGAAGTTGAATAAGGTGAGCGTGGTGAATAAGGCCGTACGAACGCGATATCGAAAGCCGCTGACGATCCAGTAGTAGAGTACGCCCTTGATGGGCAGTAATAACATCAAGATCAGTGCAAAACTAAAGCTCTGCCAGGTAGGCTGCTCGGATAAGCCAATGTTGAGGAAAAAGCAAACCAGAAACAGCTCTTTCATATTAAACAGTGATTTGGCCATTTCGGATGCACGTGGGTGACTGGCAAGCAGCATACCGAGAATAAGCGCGCCCAAGTCGGGCTTTATGCCGACGGCCTCAAACAGCCCCGCACCAGCTACAAGGGCCAGGAACACGGCATAAAGAACCAAGATTTCACCGTGACCTGCCTTGTCCAAAAGCTTACCCAATAGCGGTTTTAGCAGAGGTAAACCAAAGAGGAGGAGGGCGGACAGTTCGGGGGTTTTGCCCGATGTAGTGGTGAGGAAAATCACGGCAAAGATATCTTGCATGATCAGCATACCGATGGCCAAGGTGCCATAGGTGGCATTCAGCTCCCCTTTTTCTTGCAGCGCTTTGATGGCAAAGACGGTGCTAGAAAATGAAAGCGCGAAGCCAA includes:
- a CDS encoding YbaN family protein; this translates as MQQAPTAAWRWLWNGLGWLWVALGAAGAFLPVLPTTPFLLLASGCFMRGSPRIANWLHAHPTFGPILTDWYQKRAISRKVKRRATVMIVASFSFSIYIVGAMWLKALLITCLIVLLCWFLRLPETESVAGSAENS
- the apt gene encoding adenine phosphoribosyltransferase; this encodes MSTDSLNVIKQSIQTIPDYPKPGILFRDVTSLMEDPAAYQATIDALVAQYRDHGFTKVIGTESRGFLFGAPLALALGLPFVPVRKPGKLPRAVISENYQLEYGEDTLEIHRDAIGEGDKVLVIDDLLATGGTIEATVKLVRRLGGTVEHAGFVISLPDIGGEEKLAALGINVYSLCEFAGH
- the dnaX gene encoding DNA polymerase III subunit gamma/tau, which encodes MSYQVLARKWRPHNFESVAGQSHVLTALANALDHDRLHHAYLFSGTRGVGKTTIARIFAKGLNCEQGVSSSPCGQCATCREIDEGRYVDLLEIDAASRTKVEDTRELLDNVQYKPARGRYKVYLIDEVHMLSRHSFNALLKTLEEPPEYVKFLLATTDPQKLPVTILSRCLQFHLKHFDASQIQTQLEHILDQEGVEAESRALMLLSRAAEGSMRDALSLTDQAIALGNGQISTQAVAEMLGTLSTDNALLLLEALANHDAVELMNMLTQIAHVGVEWDGLLKELASQLHHVALAQALPQTHDDDSGEQARIHALASRLAPQDVQLCYQMALQGRQDLPYAPDGRAGLEMVLLRMLAFQPVKTVPYEPATISVPTHDPASVSQQPTKKDPSQALNALKAQVSSASVASPNQVPPSHAPQQPMAKTGAEEPSIDASGSGARDASVVEQSQPVVEDSVPDAASASEPSASSPASSLIQARNQLRSRMKRQADKTGDGVKKTGRTPAKTDALSVLDRVATAAESASPVSAPAHQTGNSTSAPQQTSHGNTMSSEPYQWRPTQTVSQSPEVVPTLTPKSIKQALEHEKTPAMRDKLVEETNAQDPWCALADSLDVERLVKQMALNAAMSQQGEQVQLILRPDQSHLNTEKAQQQLTQALTTALGAPITLEVQLGESGITPLERREQLYQQKLAQATHSLHNDPNVTFMLQRFAAELEEDSIRPI
- a CDS encoding YbaB/EbfC family nucleoid-associated protein; this translates as MFGKGGMGNMMKQAQQMQERMQKVQEEIASMEVTGEAGAGMVKVTMTGSHSIRRVDIDDSLMEDDKDMLEDLIAAAFNDAARRVEEQQKEKMADVTGGMQLPPGMKMPF
- the recR gene encoding recombination mediator RecR, producing MRTSQLLEQLMDSLRCLPGVGPKSAQRMAYHLLQRNRQGGLALAQALSTAMTDIGHCSQCRTFTEQDVCAICDNPKRQETGLICVVESPADISAVEATGQYAGRYFVLMGHLSPLDGIGPADIGLDVLEKRLQHEPIQELILATNPTVEGEATAQYIAELCQEHQVGASRIAHGVPMGGELELVDGTTLSHSIIGRQQLKYR
- the htpG gene encoding molecular chaperone HtpG, producing the protein MSVKTPEKHQFGSDTSKLLQLMIHSLYSNKEIFLRELVSNASDAADKLRFKALSAPELYESDGDLRVRLSFDSDAGTLTVSDNGIGMSRDDVIANLGTIAKSGTEEFLKQLNEDQSKDSNLIGQFGVGFYSAFIVADKVTVCTRAAGLAADEAVQWESTGEGEYTLEPISKAERGTEITLHLKDDEKEFLNDWRLREVIGKYSDHIGIPVEMWTQEKDEEGNETGEGKWEQVNKAQALWTRAKSDISADEYKEFYKHVSHDFAEPLTWSHNRVEGKNDYTSLLYIPSKAPWDLYNREHKHGLKLYVQRVFIMDDASQFMPSYLRFVRGLIDSNDLPLNVSREILQDNKITQSLRGACTKRVLSMLEKLAKNDAEKYQTFWREFGLVMKEGPAEDFSNKEKIAGLLRFASTHEDSAEQTVSLADYVSRMKEEQDKIYYITADSYNAAKHSPHLEQFKAKGIEVILMYDRIDEWLMSYLTEFDGKSFQAITKADLDLSQFDDEEAKAEREETEKAFASVIERVKSHLGERVKDVRTTFKLSGTPAVVVTDQFEMGTQMAKLLEAAGQQAPDVKYIFELNPEHDLVKRMADESDEQKFGTWVEMLLGQAMLAEKGSMDDPSDFLASVNQLLTKV
- the adk gene encoding adenylate kinase; the encoded protein is MRIILLGAPGAGKGTQAQFIMEKYGIPQISTGDMLRAAIKAGTELGLKAKAVIDAGELVSDDIILGLVKERISQDDCANGFLLDGFPRTIPQADGLKEIGVAIDYVLEFDVPDDVIVERMSGRRAHLASGRTYHVVYNPPKVEGKDDVTGEELVVRDDDKEETVRARLNVYHNQTAPLIAYYKKEADAGNTQFVTFDGTQAVEQVSVEIQKVLG